The Mycolicibacterium hassiacum DSM 44199 genome includes a window with the following:
- a CDS encoding carotenoid oxygenase family protein, with translation MTQTDDQATGEAEPFFRRGNYAPVPDEISADELPVDGAIPTELHGWYLRNGPNPRRPTDHWFVGDGMIHGVHLEGGRARWYRNRWVRTDSFDNDFPVYNPDGTRNLRSSVANTHVINHAGRTLALVESSLPYEITTELKTVGAYDFNGRLTDSMTAHPKICPVTGELHFFGYGSIFKPHVTYLRADANGELTINRPVDVPALTMMHDFALTAGHVLFLDLPIVFNLDIAIKGEGMPYRWDDDYGARLGVLRRDDPFGEIRWFDIEPCYVFHVANAYDDADSIVLQAVRYPELWRDNSGFDAVGVLWSWTIDLRTGTVTERQLDDRDIEFPRIDDRRAGLPARYAVAVGGNRLIRYDLNTGAGVEHRFGSAESPGGPGEFVFVPSVSGPADESSGWYLGYVYDPARDGSDLVILDAADFTGEPVARVRLPRRVPYGFHGNWIPA, from the coding sequence ATGACCCAGACCGACGACCAGGCCACCGGCGAGGCCGAACCGTTCTTCCGCCGCGGCAATTACGCCCCGGTCCCCGACGAGATCAGCGCCGACGAGCTGCCCGTCGACGGGGCCATCCCCACCGAACTGCACGGCTGGTATCTGCGCAACGGGCCGAACCCGCGCCGGCCCACCGACCACTGGTTCGTCGGCGACGGGATGATCCACGGTGTCCACCTCGAGGGCGGCCGGGCCCGCTGGTACCGAAACCGCTGGGTCCGCACCGACAGCTTCGACAACGACTTCCCGGTGTACAACCCCGACGGCACCCGCAACCTGCGGTCCAGCGTGGCCAACACCCACGTCATCAACCACGCCGGCAGGACGCTCGCGCTGGTGGAATCGTCACTGCCCTACGAGATCACCACCGAACTGAAGACCGTCGGCGCCTACGACTTCAACGGCCGGCTGACCGATTCGATGACCGCGCACCCGAAGATCTGCCCGGTCACCGGCGAACTCCACTTCTTCGGTTACGGAAGCATTTTCAAACCGCATGTGACCTATCTCCGGGCCGACGCCAACGGCGAGTTGACCATCAACCGGCCGGTGGACGTCCCGGCGCTGACAATGATGCATGACTTCGCGCTCACCGCCGGGCACGTCCTCTTCCTGGACCTGCCCATCGTGTTCAACCTCGACATCGCGATCAAGGGCGAGGGGATGCCGTACCGGTGGGACGACGATTACGGGGCCCGGCTCGGCGTGCTGCGCCGCGACGACCCGTTCGGCGAGATCCGATGGTTCGACATCGAACCGTGCTACGTGTTCCATGTCGCCAACGCCTACGACGACGCGGATTCGATTGTGCTGCAGGCGGTTCGTTATCCCGAGCTGTGGCGCGACAACAGCGGGTTCGACGCCGTCGGGGTGCTGTGGAGCTGGACGATCGATCTGCGGACCGGCACGGTCACCGAACGCCAGCTCGATGACCGCGACATCGAGTTCCCCCGGATCGACGACCGCCGGGCGGGTCTGCCGGCGCGGTACGCGGTGGCGGTGGGCGGCAACCGGCTGATCCGCTACGACCTGAACACCGGGGCCGGTGTCGAGCATCGATTCGGCAGCGCGGAATCGCCCGGCGGCCCAGGGGAATTCGTGTTCGTGCCGTCGGTATCGGGCCCCGCCGACGAGAGCAGCGGCTGGTATCTCGGCTACGTCTACGACCCGGCCCGCGACGGAAGCGACCTGGTCAT
- a CDS encoding PadR family transcriptional regulator has translation MSLRMAALGLLARRPASGYDLLRQFQDSLANVWSATQSQLYGELNRLADAGLIEVCAVGPRGRKEYRITTAGRDELRRWLLNPQDDPPFRSAPLLRVFLLGELGRDQARAYLTALAEQADAEVQRLTAVRDAHRWDGDAAAFYARAVLEYGLRANAMQADWARWVLDRGDVGRGADPAGNPAEKV, from the coding sequence ATGAGTCTGCGGATGGCCGCGTTGGGCCTGCTCGCCCGGCGTCCGGCCAGCGGCTACGACTTGCTGCGGCAATTCCAGGACAGCCTGGCCAACGTGTGGTCGGCCACCCAGAGCCAGCTGTACGGCGAACTCAACCGGCTCGCCGACGCGGGGCTGATCGAGGTGTGCGCCGTCGGGCCGCGGGGGCGCAAGGAGTACCGGATCACCACCGCCGGCCGTGACGAGTTGCGCCGCTGGCTGCTCAACCCGCAGGACGATCCGCCGTTTCGCAGTGCACCGCTGCTGCGGGTGTTCTTGCTCGGTGAACTCGGCCGCGACCAGGCTCGCGCCTACCTGACCGCGCTGGCCGAACAGGCCGACGCCGAGGTGCAGCGGCTCACCGCGGTGCGCGACGCACATCGATGGGACGGCGACGCCGCGGCGTTCTACGCACGGGCCGTGCTGGAGTACGGGCTGCGGGCCAACGCGATGCAGGCCGACTGGGCGCGCTGGGTGCTGGACCGGGGCGACGTCGGCCGGGGAGCGGACCCGGCCGGGAATCCGGCCGAAAAAGTGTAA
- a CDS encoding PadR family transcriptional regulator, translating into MPHPFTGPFSGPFSGAFPPPGTLGFIPLTGPFGPRARRALREHHRGPRGPHGHGPFGPGFFEFNVGPGGFGPGGFGPGRFWGPPGRRGRARRRGDVRAAILTLLAERPMHGYEMIQEITERSGGTWRPSPGSVYPTLQLLEDEGLVRAAESDGSRKLFELTEEGRAVAEKIAAPPWEHTSDGSDETAAGHAGLSTAVAQLMTAVAQAGYAATGEQLERIVGAIDTARREIYRILGESD; encoded by the coding sequence ATGCCCCACCCGTTCACCGGCCCGTTCTCCGGCCCGTTCTCCGGGGCCTTCCCCCCGCCCGGAACGCTCGGTTTCATCCCGCTCACCGGCCCGTTCGGGCCCCGTGCCCGACGTGCCCTGCGCGAACACCACCGGGGCCCGCGCGGGCCGCACGGTCATGGACCGTTCGGCCCCGGGTTCTTCGAGTTCAACGTCGGTCCCGGTGGATTCGGTCCCGGCGGATTCGGTCCCGGCCGGTTCTGGGGCCCGCCGGGCCGGCGGGGCCGGGCTCGCCGCCGCGGCGATGTGCGGGCGGCGATTCTGACCCTGCTCGCCGAACGCCCGATGCACGGCTACGAGATGATCCAGGAGATCACCGAGCGCAGCGGCGGCACCTGGCGGCCCAGCCCGGGGTCGGTCTACCCGACTCTGCAGCTGCTCGAAGACGAGGGCCTGGTTCGCGCAGCCGAAAGCGACGGCAGTAGAAAGCTTTTCGAGCTCACCGAGGAGGGCCGGGCGGTCGCCGAGAAGATCGCGGCACCGCCGTGGGAGCACACCTCCGACGGCTCCGACGAAACCGCGGCCGGACACGCCGGGCTGAGCACCGCGGTGGCGCAGTTGATGACCGCGGTCGCGCAGGCCGGCTACGCCGCCACCGGTGAACAACTCGAACGCATCGTCGGCGCCATCGACACCGCCCGCCGGGAGATCTACCGGATCCTCGGCGAGTCCGACTGA
- a CDS encoding oxidoreductase: protein MHTFPFGNHQVGRVGFGAMQLPGPGVFGPPRDRQQVLAVLRRAIELGINHIDTSQFYGPNIANELIREALHPYPPDLALVSKVGATRGPDAEWLPAQQPDQLRAQIEENLRTLDTDRLAAVNLRVFGTDPDVPAQLEDRDLFERQLAAMIKARDEGLIDGIGLSSITLEHLRIALDHTDIVCVQNAYNLVDRTSQPVLEACAERGIAFVPFFPLGSAFTTVNPVLGHPAVVREAQRSGHTPAQIALAWTLSVAPNVLLIPGTSSIAHLEENTAVAGITLDGEVKAELDAVGAEASR from the coding sequence ATGCACACCTTCCCCTTCGGCAACCACCAGGTCGGGCGTGTCGGGTTCGGCGCGATGCAGCTGCCCGGTCCGGGCGTCTTCGGCCCGCCGCGGGACCGTCAACAGGTTCTCGCGGTGCTCCGCCGGGCGATCGAACTGGGCATCAACCACATCGACACCTCGCAGTTCTACGGCCCGAACATTGCCAACGAGCTGATCCGCGAAGCCCTGCACCCCTATCCGCCGGATCTGGCGCTGGTGTCGAAGGTCGGCGCCACCCGCGGCCCCGACGCCGAGTGGTTACCGGCCCAGCAGCCCGACCAGCTGCGCGCCCAGATCGAGGAGAACCTGCGCACGCTCGACACCGACCGGCTCGCCGCGGTGAACCTGCGGGTGTTCGGCACCGACCCCGATGTCCCCGCCCAGCTGGAGGACCGCGACCTGTTCGAACGGCAACTCGCCGCGATGATCAAGGCCCGCGACGAGGGGCTGATCGACGGGATCGGGTTGAGCAGCATCACGCTGGAACATCTGCGAATCGCCTTGGACCACACCGATATCGTGTGCGTGCAGAACGCCTACAACCTCGTCGACCGCACCTCGCAGCCGGTGCTCGAGGCGTGCGCCGAACGCGGGATCGCGTTCGTGCCGTTCTTCCCGCTCGGCTCGGCGTTCACCACCGTCAACCCGGTGCTGGGCCACCCCGCGGTGGTTCGCGAGGCGCAGCGCTCCGGGCACACACCGGCTCAGATCGCGCTGGCGTGGACGCTGTCGGTGGCGCCGAACGTGCTGCTGATTCCGGGCACGTCGTCGATCGCGCATCTGGAGGAGAACACCGCCGTCGCCGGCATCACGCTCGACGGCGAGGTCAAAGCCGAGCTCGACGCCGTGGGGGCGGAGGCATCGCGTTAG
- the glpK gene encoding glycerol kinase GlpK: MADFVAAIDQGTTSTRCMIFDHSGREIGRHQLEHQQILPRAGWVEHDPVEIWERTATVIKSALNKTDLTAGDLAALGITNQRETTLVWNRRTGRPYYNAIVWQDTRTDRIAAALDRDGRGEVIRRKAGLPPATYFSGGKLQWMLENVDGLRRDAENGDAIFGTPDSWVLWNLTGGTRGGVHAIDVTNASRTMLMNLETLDWDDELLSFFDIPRQMLPEIRPSSYPPAYGTTVDDGPASGQVPITAILGDQQAAMVGQVCLNAGEAKNTYGTGNFLLLNTGEKMVRSKNGLLTTVCYQFAAKDGTPAKPVYALEGSIAVTGSAVQWLRDQLGIISGAAQSEALARQVEDNGGVYFVPAFSGLFAPYWRSDARGAIVGLSRYNTNAHLARATLEAICYQSRDVVEAMEADSGVHLEVLKVDGGITANDLCMQIQADVLGVDVVKPVVAETTALGAAYAAGLAVGFWDGPADLRANWQEDKRWTPQWSEQQREAAYAGWRKAVQRTLDWVEVG, translated from the coding sequence TTGGCCGACTTCGTCGCCGCCATCGACCAGGGCACCACCAGCACCCGGTGCATGATCTTCGACCACAGCGGCCGGGAGATCGGCCGGCACCAGCTCGAGCACCAGCAGATCCTGCCCAGGGCCGGGTGGGTCGAGCACGACCCGGTGGAGATCTGGGAACGCACGGCCACCGTGATCAAGTCGGCGCTGAACAAGACCGACCTGACCGCCGGTGACCTGGCGGCGCTGGGCATCACCAACCAGCGCGAGACCACGCTGGTCTGGAACCGCAGAACGGGACGGCCGTACTACAACGCGATCGTCTGGCAGGACACCCGCACCGACCGGATCGCGGCGGCGCTCGACCGCGACGGCCGTGGCGAGGTGATCCGGCGCAAGGCCGGTCTGCCGCCCGCGACGTACTTCTCCGGCGGCAAGCTGCAGTGGATGCTGGAGAACGTCGACGGGCTGCGCCGCGACGCCGAGAACGGCGACGCGATCTTCGGCACCCCCGACAGCTGGGTGTTGTGGAACCTCACCGGCGGCACCCGCGGCGGCGTGCACGCGATCGACGTCACCAACGCCAGCCGCACCATGCTGATGAACCTCGAAACCCTGGACTGGGACGACGAACTGCTGTCGTTCTTCGACATCCCGCGGCAGATGCTGCCGGAGATCAGGCCCTCGTCGTACCCGCCGGCCTACGGCACCACCGTCGACGACGGTCCGGCATCGGGGCAGGTGCCGATCACCGCGATCCTCGGCGACCAGCAGGCCGCGATGGTCGGGCAGGTCTGCCTGAACGCCGGCGAGGCCAAGAACACTTACGGCACAGGGAATTTCCTGCTGCTCAACACCGGCGAGAAGATGGTCCGTTCGAAGAACGGGCTGCTCACCACCGTGTGCTACCAGTTCGCCGCCAAGGACGGCACTCCGGCGAAACCCGTTTACGCGCTGGAAGGCTCGATCGCGGTCACCGGATCGGCGGTGCAGTGGCTGCGCGACCAGCTCGGCATCATCAGCGGGGCCGCGCAGAGCGAGGCGCTGGCCCGGCAGGTCGAGGACAACGGCGGGGTGTACTTCGTCCCCGCGTTCTCGGGACTGTTCGCGCCGTACTGGCGTTCGGACGCCCGCGGGGCGATCGTCGGGCTGTCGCGCTACAACACCAACGCGCATCTGGCCCGCGCCACGCTGGAGGCGATCTGCTACCAGAGCCGCGACGTCGTCGAGGCCATGGAGGCCGACTCCGGGGTGCACCTGGAGGTGCTCAAGGTCGACGGCGGCATCACCGCCAACGATCTGTGCATGCAGATCCAGGCCGACGTCCTCGGCGTCGACGTGGTCAAACCGGTGGTGGCCGAGACCACCGCGCTCGGCGCGGCGTACGCGGCCGGGCTGGCGGTCGGATTCTGGGACGGCCCAGCCGATCTGCGCGCCAACTGGCAGGAGGACAAGCGCTGGACGCCGCAGTGGAGCGAACAGCAGCGCGAGGCCGCGTATGCGGGTTGGCGCAAGGCGGTGCAGCGCACCCTCGACTGGGTCGAGGTCGGCTGA
- a CDS encoding class I SAM-dependent methyltransferase — protein sequence MARTLGDIAPKDIDRLPRGGPDASCLDRLLEPGRFGYLDRGTDGPGLAERKRNVLRTLQWVGAGAERFAAIVLDAVAEVADPLILELDAGDGALSRLLLDWHPGARVTVTDLDDATVEALAAGELGRHPRAEVRAMDATAIDAADGEFDLAVMALSFHLLPPPAAAQALAEGTRVADKLVIIDPPRPPAPVAALQVAALSPLTPVLGFVRDGLAAGLRSYSRSALRALAAHADPTITLRVRHLPPLGPQVVIATRRPADGSAGAAARRPES from the coding sequence ATGGCCCGGACACTCGGCGACATTGCCCCGAAGGACATCGACCGGCTGCCGCGCGGAGGTCCGGACGCGTCCTGCCTGGATCGGCTGCTGGAACCGGGCCGGTTCGGCTACCTCGACCGCGGCACGGACGGACCCGGCCTGGCCGAGCGCAAGCGCAACGTGCTGCGGACGCTGCAGTGGGTCGGGGCCGGCGCCGAGCGGTTCGCCGCGATCGTTCTCGACGCGGTCGCCGAGGTGGCCGATCCGCTGATCCTCGAGCTCGACGCCGGCGACGGTGCGCTGTCGCGGCTGCTGCTCGACTGGCATCCGGGTGCCCGGGTGACGGTGACCGACCTCGACGACGCCACGGTGGAGGCGCTGGCGGCCGGCGAACTGGGGCGGCATCCCCGCGCCGAGGTGCGGGCGATGGACGCCACCGCGATCGACGCCGCCGACGGCGAGTTCGACCTGGCGGTGATGGCGCTGTCGTTTCACCTGTTGCCGCCGCCGGCCGCCGCGCAGGCGCTCGCCGAGGGCACCCGGGTGGCCGACAAGCTGGTGATCATCGACCCGCCGCGGCCCCCGGCGCCGGTTGCGGCGCTGCAGGTCGCGGCGCTGTCGCCGCTGACACCGGTGCTGGGGTTCGTGCGCGACGGGCTGGCCGCCGGGCTGCGCAGCTACAGCCGCTCGGCGCTGCGGGCCCTGGCGGCGCACGCCGATCCCACGATCACCCTGCGGGTGCGCCACCTGCCCCCGCTGGGCCCGCAGGTGGTCATCGCGACCCGGAGACCGGCGGACGGGTCAGCCGGTGCAGCAGCCAGGCGGCCGGAATCGTGA
- a CDS encoding acyltransferase family protein: MSRAAPGEVDQGGLEQVSTSDRVASLTGVRAVAALLVVATHAAFGTGAYNLGYLGLVFARMEIGVAIFFVLSGFLLFAPWVRAAAGGGPAPRLRRYARNRARRILPAYLVTVVVVYLVYEFRDATPNPGHTWGGLLRNLTLTQVYADDYLTAYLHQGLSQMWSLAVEVAFYAVLPLLAWLLLTVLCRRRWRPGRLLAGLAALAAISPLWVVLLHGTDWLPRHAGWWLPHYLIWFIGGMMLAVLAVNGFRCYAVAVLPVAIAAFLVVATPIAGTTASAALSMSEDLAKTLLFAVVATLVVAPPALRDTGWYTRLLASRPMVWLGEISYEIFLLHVALMEIVMVSVLRWPVFTGSWAGLFAATLAVTIPAAWLLHRLTRPPVSGSR; encoded by the coding sequence GTGAGCCGCGCAGCGCCGGGTGAGGTGGACCAGGGCGGTCTGGAGCAGGTATCCACGAGCGACCGGGTCGCGTCGCTGACCGGGGTCCGCGCCGTCGCGGCACTGCTGGTGGTCGCCACCCACGCCGCATTCGGCACCGGCGCCTACAACCTCGGCTATCTCGGTCTGGTGTTCGCCCGGATGGAGATCGGCGTTGCGATCTTCTTCGTGCTGTCGGGATTCCTGCTGTTCGCTCCCTGGGTTCGCGCCGCGGCCGGCGGCGGCCCCGCGCCGCGACTGCGGCGCTACGCCCGCAACCGGGCCCGCCGGATCCTGCCCGCCTATCTGGTCACCGTGGTGGTGGTCTACCTGGTGTACGAATTCCGCGACGCCACACCCAATCCCGGGCACACCTGGGGCGGACTGCTGCGCAATCTCACGCTGACCCAGGTCTACGCCGACGACTACCTCACCGCCTATCTGCACCAGGGGCTGAGCCAGATGTGGAGCCTGGCGGTCGAGGTGGCGTTCTACGCCGTGCTGCCGCTGCTGGCCTGGTTGCTGCTGACGGTGTTGTGCCGGCGACGGTGGCGGCCGGGCCGGCTGCTGGCCGGCCTCGCGGCGCTGGCGGCCATCAGCCCGCTGTGGGTGGTGCTGCTGCACGGCACCGACTGGCTGCCGAGGCACGCGGGCTGGTGGTTACCGCATTATCTGATCTGGTTCATCGGCGGCATGATGCTTGCGGTGTTGGCGGTCAACGGGTTTCGCTGCTACGCCGTCGCGGTGCTGCCGGTGGCGATCGCCGCGTTCCTGGTGGTGGCCACGCCGATCGCCGGCACGACCGCGTCCGCGGCGCTGTCGATGAGCGAGGACCTGGCCAAGACCCTGTTGTTCGCGGTGGTGGCGACGCTGGTGGTGGCACCGCCCGCGCTGCGCGACACCGGCTGGTACACCCGGCTGCTCGCCAGCCGGCCGATGGTGTGGCTGGGCGAGATCTCCTACGAGATCTTCCTGCTGCACGTGGCGCTGATGGAGATCGTGATGGTCTCGGTGCTGCGCTGGCCGGTGTTCACCGGGTCGTGGGCAGGGCTGTTCGCGGCGACCCTGGCGGTCACGATTCCGGCCGCCTGGCTGCTGCACCGGCTGACCCGTCCGCCGGTCTCCGGGTCGCGATGA
- the egtE gene encoding ergothioneine biosynthesis PLP-dependent enzyme EgtE — protein MSLADEWRAARPKVSGVHVDSAACSRQSHAVIDAATRHAHHEAEVGGYVAAEAAAERLDAGRAVIAELTGLAAADVIYTTSASDALDRLLSSWAGERTLACLPGEFGPNLAVMAANGFEVRPLPVDGIGRLDVDAAARALAADPPALVHLTALASHRGIAQPIGAATDVCRDLGVPVVIDAAQAFGHLDCALAPDAVYGTSRKWIAGPRGVGFLAVSPALTQRLRPRIPPPEWGLEAPVLSLLELGETNVAARVAFSVALDEYVAFGPARIRARLAEVGALTRRRLAEVPGWRVIEPIDEPTAITTIEPLGGADPQRVRAELIAEHGIVTTFADVRRAPFELTAPVLRISPHVDVTAAELDQVADALARYR, from the coding sequence ATGAGCCTGGCCGACGAATGGCGCGCGGCGCGCCCCAAGGTCAGCGGCGTGCACGTCGACAGCGCTGCCTGCTCCCGCCAGAGCCACGCGGTCATCGACGCCGCCACCCGCCACGCCCACCACGAAGCCGAGGTGGGCGGCTACGTCGCCGCCGAAGCCGCCGCCGAACGGCTGGACGCGGGCCGGGCGGTGATCGCCGAGCTGACCGGGCTGGCCGCCGCCGACGTCATCTACACCACCAGCGCCAGCGACGCGCTCGACCGGCTGCTGTCCAGCTGGGCCGGTGAACGCACGCTCGCCTGCCTGCCCGGCGAGTTCGGGCCCAACCTGGCGGTCATGGCCGCCAACGGGTTCGAGGTGCGCCCGCTGCCCGTCGACGGCATCGGCCGGCTCGACGTCGACGCCGCCGCCCGCGCCCTGGCCGCCGACCCGCCGGCACTGGTGCATCTGACCGCGCTGGCCAGCCACCGCGGCATCGCCCAGCCCATCGGCGCGGCGACCGATGTGTGCCGAGACCTCGGCGTGCCGGTGGTCATCGACGCGGCGCAGGCGTTCGGGCACCTCGACTGCGCGCTCGCGCCGGATGCCGTCTACGGCACCTCGCGTAAATGGATCGCCGGTCCGCGCGGGGTCGGGTTCCTCGCCGTCAGCCCGGCGCTGACCCAGCGCCTGCGGCCACGGATCCCGCCGCCGGAGTGGGGCCTGGAGGCGCCGGTGCTGTCGCTGCTGGAACTGGGGGAGACGAACGTCGCTGCGCGGGTGGCTTTCTCGGTGGCACTCGACGAGTACGTGGCGTTCGGTCCGGCGCGGATTCGCGCCCGGCTCGCCGAGGTGGGCGCGCTGACGCGGCGCCGGTTGGCCGAGGTTCCGGGCTGGCGGGTGATCGAACCGATCGACGAACCGACCGCGATCACCACCATCGAGCCGCTCGGCGGCGCCGACCCGCAACGGGTACGCGCCGAGTTGATCGCCGAGCACGGCATCGTCACCACGTTCGCCGATGTGCGCCGCGCCCCGTTCGAGCTGACCGCGCCGGTGCTGCGCATCTCCCCGCACGTCGACGTCACCGCCGCCGAACTCGATCAGGTCGCCGACGCGCTGGCCCGCTACCGGTGA
- the egtD gene encoding L-histidine N(alpha)-methyltransferase, giving the protein MTFTLSNYLSADSAAQALRRDVLEGLTATPKSLPPKWFYDSVGSELFDRITRLPEYYPTRTEARILAERSAEIAEATRADSLVELGSGTSEKTRMLLDALRDAGTLRRFIPFDVDAGVLRAAGAAIQTEYPGIEIDAVCGDFEEHLGKIPRSGRRLVAFLGSTIGNLTPGPRAEFLATLADTLNPGDALLLGTDLVKDTERLVRAYDDAAGVTAAFNRNVLAVINRELGADFDLTAFEHVARWNADEERIEMWLRSARAQRVHIAALGLTVDFAAGEEMLTEVSCKFRPDNVAAELADAGLRRTHWWTDRSGDFGLALAVK; this is encoded by the coding sequence ATGACCTTCACGCTGTCGAACTACCTGTCGGCCGACTCGGCCGCGCAGGCGCTGCGCCGCGATGTGCTCGAAGGGCTGACCGCCACGCCGAAATCGCTTCCGCCCAAATGGTTCTACGACTCGGTGGGCAGCGAGTTGTTCGACCGGATCACCCGGCTGCCGGAGTACTACCCGACCCGCACCGAAGCGCGGATCCTCGCCGAGCGCTCGGCCGAGATCGCCGAGGCCACCCGCGCCGACAGCCTGGTCGAACTCGGCAGCGGCACCTCGGAGAAGACCCGCATGCTGCTCGACGCCCTGCGCGACGCCGGCACCCTGCGCCGGTTCATCCCGTTCGACGTCGACGCCGGGGTGCTGCGCGCCGCCGGAGCGGCAATCCAGACCGAATACCCCGGGATCGAAATCGACGCTGTCTGCGGGGATTTCGAGGAACATCTGGGCAAGATCCCGCGCAGCGGGCGGCGGCTGGTGGCGTTTTTGGGATCGACGATCGGCAACCTTACGCCCGGCCCGCGGGCGGAGTTCCTGGCCACCCTGGCCGACACCCTCAACCCCGGCGACGCGCTGCTGCTGGGCACCGACCTGGTCAAGGACACCGAGCGGCTGGTACGCGCCTACGACGACGCCGCCGGCGTCACCGCCGCGTTCAACCGCAACGTGCTCGCGGTGATCAACCGTGAACTCGGCGCGGACTTCGACCTCACCGCGTTCGAACACGTCGCGCGCTGGAACGCCGACGAGGAACGCATCGAGATGTGGCTGCGCTCCGCCCGGGCCCAGCGGGTGCACATCGCCGCGCTCGGCCTGACCGTCGACTTCGCCGCCGGGGAGGAGATGCTCACCGAGGTGTCGTGCAAGTTCCGGCCCGACAACGTGGCCGCCGAACTGGCCGACGCCGGTCTGCGCCGAACCCACTGGTGGACCGACCGGTCCGGGGACTTCGGCCTGGCGCTGGCGGTGAAATGA
- the egtC gene encoding ergothioneine biosynthesis protein EgtC, producing MCRHLGWLGEPVSVASLVLEPAHGLLVQSYAPRRQRHGLLNADGWGVGFFDGATPRRWRSASPLWGDASFASVAPALRSTCVVAAVRSATVGMPIEASACAPFSDGRWLLSHNGVVDRAVLPPSARAESTNDSALLAALIFDRGLDALADTLAEVATADPNARLNILAADGSRLLATTWGDTLSVLRRDDGVVLASEPYDDDPAWRDIPDRHLVTVDDSGVHLVPLKGSP from the coding sequence ATGTGCCGACACCTCGGCTGGTTGGGCGAACCGGTGTCGGTGGCCTCGCTGGTGCTCGAGCCCGCCCACGGGCTGCTGGTGCAGTCGTATGCGCCGCGACGGCAGAGGCACGGCCTGCTCAACGCCGACGGGTGGGGGGTGGGCTTCTTCGACGGGGCGACCCCGCGCCGCTGGCGCAGCGCGTCCCCGCTGTGGGGCGACGCCTCGTTCGCCTCGGTCGCGCCCGCGCTGCGCAGCACATGCGTTGTGGCAGCGGTGCGTTCGGCCACCGTCGGTATGCCGATCGAAGCGTCGGCGTGCGCCCCGTTCAGCGACGGCCGCTGGCTGCTGTCACACAACGGGGTGGTCGACCGGGCGGTGCTGCCGCCGTCGGCCCGCGCCGAATCCACCAACGACAGCGCGCTGTTGGCCGCGCTGATCTTCGACCGCGGCCTCGACGCGCTCGCCGACACCCTGGCCGAGGTCGCCACGGCCGACCCCAACGCTCGGCTGAACATCCTGGCCGCCGACGGGTCCCGGCTGCTGGCGACCACCTGGGGCGACACCCTGTCGGTGCTGCGCCGCGACGACGGAGTGGTGCTGGCCAGCGAACCCTACGACGACGATCCGGCGTGGCGCGACATCCCCGACCGCCACCTCGTCACCGTGGACGACTCCGGCGTCCACCTGGTCCCGCTGAAAGGATCGCCATGA